The Solidesulfovibrio fructosivorans JJ] nucleotide sequence GTCCCGGGCGCCCTGGCGGAGCGGTTGGCGGCGGCGCGGGCGGTGAAAATCTCCCGCACACGGTCGATGATCTCGGGATGGCGGGACAGGACCATGCGGAATCCCTCCCGGTCCACCTCCAGGCCGCGCGTGGCCTCGACGGCGCGCACGTCGGCCTGGCGCGGCTCGCCGGTCAGAAGCGCCATTTCGCCGAAAATCTGGCCCGCCGCCAGCCGGGCCACTTCCTTGCCGTCAATGACCACGGCCACAAGCCCGGACAGGATGAAGCACATGGTCGTGCCCTGTTCGCCCCTGGCCACGATGGTCTGTCCCGGGACGAACTGGCGGATCACGGACACCCTGGCCAGCATCTCCATTTCGGCGTCGGTCAGTCCGGCGAGCAGCTCCACCTCGCTTAGGGCGGCCAGACCCTCGGGGCGGCCGCGATCCGGGGCCGGAGCGTCCATGATGACGCGCCGCGCCGGGGCCGGAATCTCGATGCCGCGTTCCAGGAACTCGTACCAGACGGTCGAGAGCACGGCATCGGCGGCGGCGAGGCGTCCGTTGAAGGCGCGGATGTAGTAAATGGCGGAGTAGACCAGCCGGTCCGATTCGATGCTGTACAGCCGGGCCACGGGCGACGGGTTTGCCACCACGCCCTCGGCCCGGGACAGGGCCGTCTGGATGGCCGACTTGACCTTGACCGGCGGCGCGTCGAGGGGGGCCGGCACGTGGAGGATCTGGCGCAGGTATTTTTCGGGCCGGCTGTAGTTGACGAGCCGGTCCTTGGCCACGGCGTTGTTGGGCAAAAGCACCTCGTTGGCCTCGAGGGTCACCACCTTGGTGTAGCGCCAGGTGACTTCCGTGACCCGACCCTCGATGTCGCCGGCCTTGATCCAGTCGCCCTCGACGAAGGGCTTTTCCATCTGCAGGAGCAGGCCGGAGAAAAGGCTGCCGATGGTGTCCTGCATGGACAGGCCGACGACGGCGGTGAGGATGGCCGAGGAAGTGAGCAGGGAGCCGAGCTGGATGTCGAGCAGTTGCCGCAGGCCCCAGCCGACGAGCACGGCCAGGATGCAGAATTTGAGCAGGTCCTGAAGGATGTGGCGTCCGGGCCGGCCGGAGCCGCGCGCGGGCGCGAGCTGCGCGTAGACGAAGTCCACCCCGTTGCAACCGGCCAGCCAGAGCATGGCCAGTGCGGCCAGGGTCATGGCTGTTTCGCCGGAGTCGGCGGCGTTGGGCGGCAGCAGCCAGGACAGGCCCCATAAAAGCGCCAGGCCGCAGAGCCACTTGACGAGGCCCCCCAGAGGGCGGCTAATGACGCCCCGGCGCCACAGCCACCGCAGCAGGGCCGTTACGAGCAGAAAAACGGCGACGGCCGCGCCCAGCCGCCAGCCGACGCCGATGGTCACGCGGCCAAGTTCGGGCAATGATGCGGGCAGGGAAACGGCGGACGCGGGCAAGCGGACGGCTCCTTTTTGGCGTTGGCATGTCCCTACGTGTCCCGTGCTCCGGCGTCAACGCGGCGCGCAAACGACAAAGGAAGCGTATACGGTGTCGAGAAAAAAGAAGCGTGAACGCCCCGATCCGGCCAGCCTCGGCCTACCGGCCGGCGGGGTGGAGAGCCATGCCCACCTGGACGTGGAGGAGTTCGCCCCGGAGGAGATCGGGCCTGTGCTCGACCGGGCGGCGGCGGCCGGGGTGTCGGCCGTGGGCAACGTGTTTTTGGGGCCGGCCGCCTATCTGGCCCATCGGGACTTCTTCAAGGACCGGCCGGAAGTCTTTTACATCCTGGGCGTGCATCCCTGCGACGCGGACAAGATGGCCGCCGGAGACATGGCGGCCATGGAAGCGGCCTTTCGCGACGAGGCGCGGCTTCGGGCCGTGGGCGAGATCGGGCTCGATTATTACTGGGACGTGTCCACCTCCGCGACGCAGCAGCGCGTGTTCCGGGAGCAGCTGGAACTGGCCAGGAGCCTCGACGTGCCGGTGGTCATCCACAGCCGCGAGGCCGAAAGGGACACCCTGGCCATTCTCGACGACATGGGGTTCAAGGACCGGCCGCTGGTGTGGCACTGCTTCGGCGGCGGAACCTGGCTGGCCGGTGAGGTCTTTTCCCGGGGCTGGCTGGCCTCGATCCCGGGGCCGGTGACCTACGCCAAGAACACCGATCTGGCCGAAGCGGTGGCGGCCATGGATTTGTCCCGCATCCTCCTGGAAACCGATACGCCCTACCTCGCGCCCGAACCCTGGCGCGGCAAGCGCAACGAGCCGGCGCTGATCGCCTTCACCGCCCAGCGCGTGGCCGCGCTCATGGAACGCGACCCGGCCGAGGTCTGGCTCACGACCGGCGACAACGCACGAAGGTTTTTCGGGGTATAGGAAGGGGAAGGAGATGCGAGAGGGGGACCCTTTTTGAAAAAAGGGGCCCCCTCTCGCGCTCTCCCCTCCCAAAAACTTCTTACGGTGACAGGCTGTTACCGATAAAAGTCTTTGGGAAGGGGGTCCGGGGGGAACCCTTTCTACAGAAAGGGTTCCCCCCAGCTCTTATCCACCCATGGTCAGCATCCAGGGGATGCCGACGGCCAGGAACACGCCCAGGAAGATCAGGCCGAAGATGAATCCCAGCCGCCAGAAGTCCTTGGCCGGGATGTAGCCGCTGCCGTAGTAGATGGGCGAGGGGCCGGTGGCGAACGGCGTCAGGATGCCCATGATGCCGAGGCTTGTGCCGAGCATGAGCGCCATGACCTTCATGTTCATCCCCGGCACCGCCGCCGCGGCCGTGAGGAACACCGCCATCAGCGCCGTGACGTGGGCCGTGACGCTGGCGAAGATGTAATGGATGGCGAAAAAGACCACCACCAGCGCCACCATGACCGTGGTCAGGGAGTAGCCGGCCAGGTGCGCGGCCACGCCCTGGGCGAACCAGGTGAGAAAGCCCGTCTTGGCGAGCCCCCCGGCCAGGGCCACCAGGGTGGCGAACCACATGAGCACGTTCCAGGCCTGCTTGTTGGCGAGCAGGTCGTCCCAGGTGATGACCTTGAAAAGGAGCATCAGGCACAGGGCGATGAAGGCCGTGGTGGTGGAATTGAGGAACTTGCCGCCGAATATCCACAACAGCAGGGCGAAAAGCGCCAGCCCGGCCATGGTCAGCTCTTTGCGGCTGATCGGGCCCATGGCCTCGAGTTCCTTGCCGGCCCAGATCGGGGCGTCGGCGCTTTCCTTCTGGGTCGGCGGGTAGATGAAGTAGGACAAAAGCGGCACGGCCAGGAAAAGGATGATGCCCACCGGCGCGATGGCCACGAACCAGGTGGTCCAGTCCAGGCGGATGTTGGCCGTTTTTTCGATCACGGACACGGCGAGCAGGTTTGGGGCCAGCCCGGTGAGGAACAGCGAGCTGGTCACGCAGGTCGTGGCCAGGGCCACCCACATGATGTAGGAGCCGATCTTGCGCGGCTCGTTGTCCGGGGTGGAGCCGTACAGCGGCGGGATGTTCTTGATGATGGGAAAGATGGTGCCGCCGCTTCGGGCCGTGTTGGAGGGCATGAACGGGGCCAGGACGGCGTCGGCGCAGGCCACGGCGTAGCCGAGTCCCAGGGTCTTTTTGCCGAGCACCTTGATGAGCGTCAGGGAAATGCGCCGGCCGAGGCCGGTTTTTTCGTAGCCCAGGGCGAACATGAAGGCGATGAAGATCAGCCAGACCGTGCCGTTGGAAAAACCCGACAGAGCCCAGCTGATGGCTTGCGACGTCGTGGGCGGGGTCGGCGGCTTGACAGGCACCAGCCGGAACAGCGCGGCCAGGGTCACGCCCATGACGCCGATGGCCGCCGCCGGAATCGGCTCGAACACGAGCCCCACCACCACGGCGGCGAAAATGGCGAAATAGTGCCAGGCATACGGAGCCAGACCGGCCGGAACCGGCAGGGCGGCCAGCGCCAGACCGACGACCACGGGGAGCAGGGCTTTAAGGGGCAACTTCACGGGGAGCCTCCTTGTGTTGGCTGGGGCACCCGAATCCGATCATTCGGGAGGATGGTTCCATGATAACGGGTCCATCCTGTTGATACAATCTGATTATGGCATGTGGTTAGCAAAATCGCGACAAGCGGGGCGAATAGGCGGCGAAGCACGCCGGCCCGGGGTGTGGGAACGGTTTTTTACCCTGGGACGGCAAGGCGTTTTCCGGTAAAACGGCGACGGGACGTCGGGGAACTGCATTTGGTTCCTCCGGGGAGCGTAAGGAAGAATGTATGGAAAACCTCAAAAGAAGGTTGATCGACGACCCGCGTTACAGATGTCGGCGGGAGGCGTGTCTTAAGCGCCCCACGGTCTTCATTGCCCTGACCGGGCATTGCAATCTGGCCTGCGCCTACTGCTCGACCCGAAACGTCCGCCGGGAGCACCGCAACATGGATACGGCCCTGGCCCGGCGTATCGTGGACCAGTGCCTGGCCAACGACTGGCCCTTTTCCTTCGGCCAGACCTACGAGCCGTTCCTGCATCCCGAAGTGGAGCGGGTGATCGCCCATGTCGCGGCCGGAGGGCAGCTTTTTTCCTGCGCCACCAACGGATTGGCCATCAGGAAAAGCGCCTACGACCTGCCCATGCGCCTGCTTTTAAGCTACAGCGCCACGCCGGAGGATTTTGCCCTGCGCGGGGCGCGGCTGTCCTTTGCCGCCTACCGGGAGAAGATCCTGGGCTTTTTGCGCCACCGCATCCGCCGTCGCGTGTCCGGTACGATCGCCGTGCAGATCGCCGATTACGGCATCTTCAGGGACGGGGTGGACTATTCCAAGGCCATCGGCGATGTGGACGGGATCGTGGCCAAGACGCGTGAACTCGCCGCGCTGCTCGGCCTGGATGACGCGGCCGCGCCGGACTTCAGGCGGGAGGACATCGCCGCGCGAAGGCCTCTGGTGCTTTTCGCGGACGGGGAGACCGTCATCCAGGTCCAGCCGACCAAGATCATGCCCAACAGCTACGACGCCTTCGTTCCCCTGGAATCGACCGCCGCGCCGCGCGGGTATTGCGACTCCTGCCACACCATGCTTTCGATCCAGGCCGACGGCACGGCGGCCTTTTGCTGTTGCGACCCCACGGCCCGGGCCACGGCCGGGCGGATCACGGCGGAGACGGACCTGCGCGAATTCTGGCTCGGGCCGTCCATGTCGCGCATACGGGCCGCCTTCGACGCCTTTGCCCCGGCGCATCCCTTTTGCACCCAATGCCTGGCCAACGTTTCGGAACACATAAAGCCGCTTCTGACCGTGGTCGATCCCGGGCTGGTGGCGGCCATTTTGCGCGACCAGGGCGTCACGGACGATCTGCCCTGGTTTTCCTTTCCCGGAGAGGCACCCGGCGCGCACGGACAATAGGCCGCCGGGTTGCCCAAAAGCCGCGCCGGATGTAGGGTCTCCGGCAACCCGCAACCCCCCGGAGGCGCACCGCTATGGCCCTTGTCATCACCACCCGCGGCGATATCGACCAGATCATTGTGACCTCGCTGCCCCGCGCCTTCGTGCAGCGGATCTACCGGCACTGCTGGGGCAAGAACAACACGCCCTATTTCGCGAACAACTGCTTCCGGGGCGTGCTCTATTTCGACGAACGGCTGGCGGCGAAATATGCCGAGGACCAGGGGCTGCCCTGGCACGGCTGGCTGGCCGCGCCGAAATTCTACCACCGCACCGGCGCGGTCTACGAGCATGGGCTGGGCTTGCGGCTGACCCTTGGCGACGCGGCCGAGACGATCACCTCGGTCGGGGTTCCCGTGGTCGAGGAGCGGCCGAAACTGGCGGACTACACCGCGCGTCTGGCCGAGGACGAGGTGCTGTGCCTGTTCGGCTCGGTGGACAAGGGGGAAATGGTTTTCACCCTGGATGACGTCGAGGGCCCTTTTGATCCGGAAAAGCTGGCCATCCATATCGACCGGCTTGCCGACCTCTATTGCGAGGAAACGGTCATCACCGGCATGACCTACGACGGACGGACGCTGTCCATGGAAACCGGCGAATCGCGGGGCAAGAACATGATCGACCCGCTGCTTGTGAGCGCCGACGGCCGTCTGCTCGACATGTACGATTTCACCTGAGCCCCGCGCCGGCTCCCTTTTCTCTCCTGGTGTGGACGGTCGGATCGCGCCCTTGCTTGACGGCGGCGCGCCTCGTTTCTATACAATACGCGGTATCCTTTTCACGCCATGCGCCGTACGCGGCACGGCATCACCCGGGAGGCAGCTCGTGAAAACCGTACTGGTCGTGGACGACGACCCGAGTATCCGGGCGCTCATCCGGCTGTACCTGGAAGGCGCGGGCTACGTGGTCATGGAGGCCGCCGACGGCAAGCTGGCCATGCAGTCCCTGTCCGGGCAGCCGGCCGACCTCGTGGTGCTCGACATCTTCATGCCGGAGATGGACGGGCTGGAGGTCTTGCAGGTGCTGCGCGAGACCTGCCGGACGTGCAAGGTTATGGCCATCTCCGGCGGCTCGGCCAAGGTCGGCATGGACCTGCTGGGCCACGCCACCATCTTCGGCGCCGACGACGTGCTGCAAAAACCCTTCAGCTCCGAAACCCTGCTGGAAAAAGTCGAAGCCCTCATCGGCTTGGCTGCGTAGCATCCCAAGAAGTTAGGAAAAGACAGTGCGAGAGGGGAACCCTTTTTGGAAAAAGGGTTCCCCTCTCGCGCTCTCCCTTCCCAAAAACTTTTTACGGTTAGGGATGTTCTAACGGTAACGCTCCGTAACCGTTAAAAGTCTTTGGAAGGGGGGCCTGGGGGGAAACTTTTCTTCAGAAAAGTTTCCCCCCGGCTTCTTGCAACAGCCGCGCGGTCCGGTCCAGGGCGGTCGCGGCGTGGGGCGCGTCGCCCGCCTCGCCGGCCAATTCCAGGTCCTTGGCCGCCAATCCGATTTCCTCGAATCCGTAGGACAGCGCCGATCCCTTGAGCTTGTGTCCCTGCCGGCGCGCGGCTTCCAGATCGCCCTGGTCCAGGGCCAGGCGCGCCGCCTCCAGGGTCTTTGCGGCGGTGTCGAAAAAAAGCGGCAGCAGTTGGCGCAGGCGTTCCCTGTCCACAAGGAGGGGGCACGCGGCCGGTTCGGCGGCCCGGTCGGGCGCGGAAACCGGCGTGTCGGGGGCCGCCGTGTCGCGGCCGAGGAATCGCCGCAACGCGGCCAGGATGGCGGCCTTGCGCACCGGCTTGACCAGAAAGTCCGAGCAGCCGGCCTCCCGGCAGCGGTCCCGCTGCTCGTCCAGGGAGTGGGCGGTGAGGACCAGGATGGGCGTGGGGGGCCGGTTTTCCCGCGACTCCAGGGCCCGGATGGCCCGGGTGGCGTCGTGGCCGTCGAGAACGGGCATTTCCAGGTCCATGAGAACGAGGTCGTAGGTCGCGGCGGCGAACCGGTCCACCGCCTCGCGGCCGTTGGCGGCTTCGTCGATGCGGTAGTCGCTGTCGAGGAAAAGCCGCATCAGAACCAGATTGTCGGCATTGTCGTCCACCAGCAGGATGCGCGGTGGCGCGGATACGGAAGGCATGGGCACGCCGCCTGTTGCAGTTGTGTCCGTGAGCCGGCCTGGCTTCAAACCCTTATTGGCGTACTATGTAGAGGAGGCGCGCCCGGTTGGCAATGGGAAAGGCGAGTTTGGCCGCAGGCAGACCGTGGCTTCCGGGCACATGGCGGTCAGGTCGCGCACGAACCCTTCCACCCGGGCGGCCGCCTGCGGCGCGTAGGCGAGGCGCACCACGGCGGCGAATCGGTCGACCACCGTGGGCAGGGCCAGATTATCCTCGGCCTCGAGCAGAAACTTGAGCAGGGCCACATGGCGCGCGTCCAGGCGCACGTACAGGCGGGCCGAGGCCGTGGCCGGGCGGTAGGGGGGCTGGCGGCGACGGCGGCGCTTCACAGCGTCTCGCAGCCGTCTTCGGTGATAAGCGCCATATGTTCCCAACGCGCCCCGCCCCATTCGGGGTAGTAGAGCCCCGGCTCCACCGTGACCACCATGCCCGGTTCCAGAACGCCCCGCGAGGCCGGATTGAGGCTCGGCCCTTCGTGGGTTTCCAGGCCGACGCCGTGGCCCAGGGAATGGGTGAAACGGTCGGCCACCCCGGCCTTGACGAAGACGTCCCGGGCCAGGGCATAGGCGTCGCGAAAGGGCAGTCCCGGCCGCAGTCCGGCCAATGCGGCGGCCTGGGCCTCCTGGACCCGCTCGAGCATGGTCCGGAAGCGTTCGGGAGGATTGTCGCCCACCCATACGGTGCGGGTCTGGTCCGAGCAATAGTCGTCGCGCCGGCCGCCCACGTCGATCAGCACCATGCAGCCGTCGGTGATGACGGTGTCGCCCGGTATGGCGTGGGGCAGGGCCGCGTTGGCGTCGACGGCCACGATGGAGGAAAAGGCCAGTTCGCTGGCCCCGAATTCCCGGAAGAGCTTTTCGATTTCCCAGGCGGCTTGCGCCTCGGTGCGGCCGGGCGTCAGCACTTCGGGCAGGCGCTCCATGACGGCGTGGTTGACGGCTGCCGAGCGGCGCATGCGGGCGATCTCGTCCGCGTCCTTGATCAGGCGCAGCGGCTCCACCGCCCCGGTGACCGGGGTGAGCCGCATGTGCTCGGCCAGCTTGGCGTGGGTGTCGAAGGAGATGGCCGTGGCCTCGAAGGCGGCCTGGGTGATGCCGCGCTGGGCCAGAAACGAGGCGATGGTGGCGAAGCGGTTGCTGCCGTAGATGCACAAATCCCTGGCCGGCCAGAGGCGTAGCGCCGCGTCGCGGTAGCGGGCGTCGGTGAAAAGCGCGTCGTGGCCGTCGGCCGTCACGCACAGCCAGCCGGCCGATTCGTTGCATTGGGGGTCGTGCAGCTCGAAGCCGCTCAAATAGTAGCGATTGGCCGCATGGGTGACGAGCAGGGCGCGGTGCCCCATTTCCGCCAGGCGCTGGCGCAACCGGTCGCGCCGGGCCGCGTAGGGGGGGATGGTCGTAATCACGGTGAAACGTTGCTCCTTAAGGAAGAGGGCGAAGAGGATGCGAGAGGGGAAACCCTTTAAAAAGGGTTATCCCCTCTCGCGCTCTCCCCTTCCTAAAGTTTATAACAAGGCGGGAGCTGTGTATAATACTTTGTCTTTGTTGCAAACACATTGGAAAGAGCGGTGAGGACCGTTGCCCCCTGGAACGGTCCCTTACAGCGTATACACCGTTTCCGGGGCGCCGGTGAGCATCCGGTCGGCCCACTGCGCGCCCTGCATGAAGGAATGGTCCATGTTGCCGACCTCGTATTTCCAGCCGCCGAAGCGTCCCCGGGAGAACACGCCCCGGGCCTCGAGTTCCGGCTGGATGACGGCTAGCGCGGCGTCGCGCTCCAGGCAGGGGATGGGGTAGGCGTAGTCCACGCGCATTTCCCAGGTGGAGACGAGGCGGTCGCGGTCGTCCGGAGCGATGAGGGTGGTGGCGGCGAGGCCGTCCACGGTGCGCCCGGTCAGGTCGTCCAGATTCTCGGGTTTGTGTTCGGAGTAGCTCGTTTCGGTCATGATCGCCCGCTTGCGGGGGCGCGGCCCGTCCGGGTCCGGGGTGTTGTTGTAGGAATAGTTGTGGAAATTGGTGACCCGGTAGAAGGGGCAGTCGGATTCGGGAAAATACATCCAGCAGCGGGGATCGGGCGGCGCGCCGTTAAATCCCAGGCCGTGGATGGCCGAGCCGCTGTGCTTGAGCCGGCCGGCGGCGGCGATCATAGCCGGGGTCGCGCCTTCCAGCACGTCCACGACCAGCCGGTCGAGGGCCATGGTGGAAAGCAGGTGGTCGTAGACCACGGTGTCGCCGGAGGCGGTACGCAGGGTCTTGGCGGCGGCGTCGAGCCGGGCCGCGCCGTCGCCGCAGCGCACACGGTCGGAAAAGCGCGCGGCCAGGCGGCGGTAGATTTCGCCGGTGCCGCCGTGAAGCGGGAAGGAAAACGTGTTGTTGGGACCCCAGGCCACGTCGTCCTGGCCGAGGATGATGTTTTTGATCACCCGGTCGGCGTCCACCACGGACACGCGTTCGCCGATCCAGCGGTGGGACATGAGTTCGCCCGGATGGGCCCAGACCTTGAAGTTGTAGGGCACCATGAAGAGCCGGGCGATGCCCGGGCCGAACACCCGGTCGATCCACTCCCGGAAATGGGCCGGCGGCGTCTTGTAGGTATCGGCGGCGGCGGCCCGCCCGGCCGCGAGCAGCCCTTCCACGCATTCCCAGGCGAGTTCGGGCGGCAGGCGGCGGATATTGTTCTGGAAGGGGTAGGGCACGAAGGTGCCGGCCACGCGGATCCAGGATTCGCGCTGGTGCTTGAGCACGTCGTCGCCGAGGAGGTCCTCGAGGAGGGTGTCGAAGGCCGGGTAGTGGGAAAAGACCACATGGCCGCCCACGTCCCAGGTGAACCCCGCGTTGTCGGTGAAACTGGCGGACAGTCCGCCGACGTAGGGATGGCGTTCGAGGACGAGAAAGTCGTTTTCGCCGCTTTGGTGCAACTGCCAGGCGGCGCCGAGCCCGGTGGGACCGGCCCCGATGATCAGATATTTGACGCGCATGCAGGCCTCCTGTGGGGGTGTCGCATGAATAGCAAGAATGGGGCCAGAGGTCGGGAAAAAAGAAACCCGGGGCCGCCTGCCAGCTGACGGCCCCGGGAAAAAGGTTGCTGTGGGGGGGGGACTACCAGGCCGGACGACGCGGGGGCCTGGGGGCGCGGGGCTTGGCCTCGTTGACCTTGAGGCTGCGGCCCTCGAACTCCGTCCCGTCGAGCGACCGGATCGCCTCGTCGGCGGCGGCGTCGTCATCCATCTCCACGAATCCGAAGCCGCGCGGTTTGCCGGTCTCGCGGTCGGAAATCAGTTTAACGGATTGAACTTCGCCGTATTGGGCGAACAGATCACGGACGCTTTCCTCGGTGGTGCGGAAGGGCAGGTTGCCAACATAGATG carries:
- a CDS encoding mechanosensitive ion channel family protein, with the translated sequence MPASAVSLPASLPELGRVTIGVGWRLGAAVAVFLLVTALLRWLWRRGVISRPLGGLVKWLCGLALLWGLSWLLPPNAADSGETAMTLAALAMLWLAGCNGVDFVYAQLAPARGSGRPGRHILQDLLKFCILAVLVGWGLRQLLDIQLGSLLTSSAILTAVVGLSMQDTIGSLFSGLLLQMEKPFVEGDWIKAGDIEGRVTEVTWRYTKVVTLEANEVLLPNNAVAKDRLVNYSRPEKYLRQILHVPAPLDAPPVKVKSAIQTALSRAEGVVANPSPVARLYSIESDRLVYSAIYYIRAFNGRLAAADAVLSTVWYEFLERGIEIPAPARRVIMDAPAPDRGRPEGLAALSEVELLAGLTDAEMEMLARVSVIRQFVPGQTIVARGEQGTTMCFILSGLVAVVIDGKEVARLAAGQIFGEMALLTGEPRQADVRAVEATRGLEVDREGFRMVLSRHPEIIDRVREIFTARAAANRSARAPGTPDEATTLFARFCKLFL
- a CDS encoding TatD family hydrolase, which encodes MSRKKKRERPDPASLGLPAGGVESHAHLDVEEFAPEEIGPVLDRAAAAGVSAVGNVFLGPAAYLAHRDFFKDRPEVFYILGVHPCDADKMAAGDMAAMEAAFRDEARLRAVGEIGLDYYWDVSTSATQQRVFREQLELARSLDVPVVIHSREAERDTLAILDDMGFKDRPLVWHCFGGGTWLAGEVFSRGWLASIPGPVTYAKNTDLAEAVAAMDLSRILLETDTPYLAPEPWRGKRNEPALIAFTAQRVAALMERDPAEVWLTTGDNARRFFGV
- a CDS encoding anion permease — encoded protein: MKLPLKALLPVVVGLALAALPVPAGLAPYAWHYFAIFAAVVVGLVFEPIPAAAIGVMGVTLAALFRLVPVKPPTPPTTSQAISWALSGFSNGTVWLIFIAFMFALGYEKTGLGRRISLTLIKVLGKKTLGLGYAVACADAVLAPFMPSNTARSGGTIFPIIKNIPPLYGSTPDNEPRKIGSYIMWVALATTCVTSSLFLTGLAPNLLAVSVIEKTANIRLDWTTWFVAIAPVGIILFLAVPLLSYFIYPPTQKESADAPIWAGKELEAMGPISRKELTMAGLALFALLLWIFGGKFLNSTTTAFIALCLMLLFKVITWDDLLANKQAWNVLMWFATLVALAGGLAKTGFLTWFAQGVAAHLAGYSLTTVMVALVVVFFAIHYIFASVTAHVTALMAVFLTAAAAVPGMNMKVMALMLGTSLGIMGILTPFATGPSPIYYGSGYIPAKDFWRLGFIFGLIFLGVFLAVGIPWMLTMGG
- a CDS encoding radical SAM/SPASM domain-containing protein, with product MENLKRRLIDDPRYRCRREACLKRPTVFIALTGHCNLACAYCSTRNVRREHRNMDTALARRIVDQCLANDWPFSFGQTYEPFLHPEVERVIAHVAAGGQLFSCATNGLAIRKSAYDLPMRLLLSYSATPEDFALRGARLSFAAYREKILGFLRHRIRRRVSGTIAVQIADYGIFRDGVDYSKAIGDVDGIVAKTRELAALLGLDDAAAPDFRREDIAARRPLVLFADGETVIQVQPTKIMPNSYDAFVPLESTAAPRGYCDSCHTMLSIQADGTAAFCCCDPTARATAGRITAETDLREFWLGPSMSRIRAAFDAFAPAHPFCTQCLANVSEHIKPLLTVVDPGLVAAILRDQGVTDDLPWFSFPGEAPGAHGQ
- a CDS encoding response regulator transcription factor: MKTVLVVDDDPSIRALIRLYLEGAGYVVMEAADGKLAMQSLSGQPADLVVLDIFMPEMDGLEVLQVLRETCRTCKVMAISGGSAKVGMDLLGHATIFGADDVLQKPFSSETLLEKVEALIGLAA
- a CDS encoding response regulator, which codes for MPSVSAPPRILLVDDNADNLVLMRLFLDSDYRIDEAANGREAVDRFAAATYDLVLMDLEMPVLDGHDATRAIRALESRENRPPTPILVLTAHSLDEQRDRCREAGCSDFLVKPVRKAAILAALRRFLGRDTAAPDTPVSAPDRAAEPAACPLLVDRERLRQLLPLFFDTAAKTLEAARLALDQGDLEAARRQGHKLKGSALSYGFEEIGLAAKDLELAGEAGDAPHAATALDRTARLLQEAGGKLF
- a CDS encoding DUF4911 domain-containing protein, whose amino-acid sequence is MKRRRRRQPPYRPATASARLYVRLDARHVALLKFLLEAEDNLALPTVVDRFAAVVRLAYAPQAAARVEGFVRDLTAMCPEATVCLRPNSPFPLPTGRASST
- a CDS encoding M24 family metallopeptidase, which produces MITTIPPYAARRDRLRQRLAEMGHRALLVTHAANRYYLSGFELHDPQCNESAGWLCVTADGHDALFTDARYRDAALRLWPARDLCIYGSNRFATIASFLAQRGITQAAFEATAISFDTHAKLAEHMRLTPVTGAVEPLRLIKDADEIARMRRSAAVNHAVMERLPEVLTPGRTEAQAAWEIEKLFREFGASELAFSSIVAVDANAALPHAIPGDTVITDGCMVLIDVGGRRDDYCSDQTRTVWVGDNPPERFRTMLERVQEAQAAALAGLRPGLPFRDAYALARDVFVKAGVADRFTHSLGHGVGLETHEGPSLNPASRGVLEPGMVVTVEPGLYYPEWGGARWEHMALITEDGCETL
- a CDS encoding protoporphyrinogen/coproporphyrinogen oxidase produces the protein MRVKYLIIGAGPTGLGAAWQLHQSGENDFLVLERHPYVGGLSASFTDNAGFTWDVGGHVVFSHYPAFDTLLEDLLGDDVLKHQRESWIRVAGTFVPYPFQNNIRRLPPELAWECVEGLLAAGRAAAADTYKTPPAHFREWIDRVFGPGIARLFMVPYNFKVWAHPGELMSHRWIGERVSVVDADRVIKNIILGQDDVAWGPNNTFSFPLHGGTGEIYRRLAARFSDRVRCGDGAARLDAAAKTLRTASGDTVVYDHLLSTMALDRLVVDVLEGATPAMIAAAGRLKHSGSAIHGLGFNGAPPDPRCWMYFPESDCPFYRVTNFHNYSYNNTPDPDGPRPRKRAIMTETSYSEHKPENLDDLTGRTVDGLAATTLIAPDDRDRLVSTWEMRVDYAYPIPCLERDAALAVIQPELEARGVFSRGRFGGWKYEVGNMDHSFMQGAQWADRMLTGAPETVYTL
- a CDS encoding RNA recognition motif domain-containing protein, whose protein sequence is MSKNIYVGNLPFRTTEESVRDLFAQYGEVQSVKLISDRETGKPRGFGFVEMDDDAAADEAIRSLDGTEFEGRSLKVNEAKPRAPRPPRRPAW